The proteins below come from a single Nocardioides eburneiflavus genomic window:
- a CDS encoding RecQ family ATP-dependent DNA helicase: MSTAPTVTDDVRLSAREAAERHLRALVGPREGQGDAVLREDQWAAIEALAVDRRRALVVQRTGWGKSAVYFVATKLLREGGAGPTVIVSPLLALMRNQIAAAERAGIRAVTINSTNIDQWQPIHDQIHAGEVDVLLVSPERLNNPGFRDEVLPRLAATCGLLVVDEAHCISDWGHDFRPDYRRLRTLLAELPSGIPVLATTATANQRVTDDVAEQLGVHADGTSDAAVLVQRGTLDRESLRLGVVRLKTPEQRLAWLADHLAEQPGSGIVYCLTVAATQEVAGYLRDRGLEVAAYSGQTEPDERHALEQALVDGRVKALIATSALGMGFDASLGFVINLGAPQSPVAYYQQVGRAGRGTDDATVVLLPQVEDRDIWAYFASLGFPREEQVRETLAALAASDRPMSTATLETRVELGRNRLESMLKVLDVDGAVQRVQGGWVATGRPWTYDAERYARVAEAREREQQAMLGYLRTTECRMRYLREQLDDPEAADCGRCDNCGGVTLSSSVSDAAVAEAGQRLSRPGVVLEPRRMWPTALANLGLDLKGKIAAGAEPGRTVARLTDLGHGQALRALFREDTPDGPVPPGLAQAVMDVMKDWSPEWASRPDAIVVVESATRPTLVGDLAEGLSRVMQVPVVGTWAIRDPSVPPRAGASNSAQRVAAVRRRGGLDAEVPPGATVLLVDDQVATGWTLTVAATAIRAAGAAAVLPLALAAQG; the protein is encoded by the coding sequence ATGAGCACCGCCCCCACCGTCACCGACGACGTACGCCTCTCCGCGCGGGAGGCGGCCGAGCGGCACCTGCGTGCCCTGGTCGGCCCCAGGGAGGGGCAGGGCGACGCCGTCCTGCGCGAGGACCAGTGGGCCGCCATCGAGGCGCTGGCGGTCGACCGGCGGCGCGCGCTCGTCGTGCAGCGCACGGGCTGGGGCAAGTCGGCGGTCTACTTCGTCGCCACCAAGCTGCTGCGCGAGGGCGGGGCCGGGCCCACCGTGATCGTCAGCCCCCTGCTCGCGCTCATGCGCAACCAGATCGCCGCCGCCGAGCGCGCGGGCATCCGGGCGGTCACGATCAACTCGACCAACATCGACCAGTGGCAGCCCATCCACGACCAGATCCACGCCGGTGAGGTCGACGTGCTGCTCGTGAGCCCCGAGCGGCTCAACAACCCCGGCTTCCGCGACGAGGTGCTCCCACGGCTCGCAGCGACCTGCGGCCTGCTCGTCGTCGACGAGGCCCACTGCATCTCCGACTGGGGCCACGACTTCCGCCCCGACTACCGCCGCCTCCGTACGCTCCTGGCCGAGCTGCCGTCGGGCATCCCGGTCCTCGCCACGACGGCGACCGCCAACCAGCGGGTCACCGACGACGTCGCCGAGCAGCTCGGCGTGCATGCCGACGGCACGTCCGACGCGGCCGTGCTGGTCCAGCGCGGCACCCTCGACCGCGAGTCGCTGCGGCTGGGCGTCGTCCGGCTGAAGACCCCCGAGCAGCGGCTGGCGTGGCTGGCCGACCACCTCGCGGAGCAGCCCGGCTCTGGCATCGTCTACTGCCTCACGGTCGCCGCGACCCAAGAGGTCGCGGGCTACCTCCGTGACCGCGGCCTCGAGGTCGCGGCCTACTCCGGCCAGACCGAGCCGGACGAGCGGCACGCCCTCGAGCAGGCGCTCGTCGACGGCCGGGTCAAGGCACTCATCGCCACGAGCGCGCTCGGCATGGGCTTCGACGCCAGCCTGGGCTTCGTGATCAACCTCGGCGCACCGCAGTCCCCCGTCGCCTACTACCAGCAGGTCGGCCGCGCCGGCCGCGGCACCGACGACGCCACCGTCGTGCTGCTGCCCCAGGTCGAGGACCGCGACATCTGGGCCTACTTCGCCTCCCTCGGCTTCCCCCGTGAGGAGCAGGTGCGCGAGACGCTCGCCGCGCTCGCCGCCTCCGACCGACCGATGTCGACCGCGACCCTCGAGACCCGCGTCGAGCTGGGCCGCAACCGCCTCGAGTCGATGCTCAAGGTCCTCGACGTCGACGGCGCGGTGCAGCGGGTGCAGGGCGGCTGGGTCGCCACTGGGCGACCGTGGACCTACGACGCCGAGCGTTACGCCCGTGTCGCCGAGGCCCGCGAGCGCGAGCAGCAGGCGATGCTCGGCTACCTGCGGACCACCGAGTGCCGGATGCGCTACCTCCGCGAGCAGCTCGACGATCCAGAGGCAGCCGACTGCGGTCGCTGCGACAACTGTGGCGGTGTGACGCTGTCGTCCTCGGTGAGCGACGCGGCGGTCGCCGAGGCCGGCCAGCGGCTGTCGCGCCCCGGTGTCGTCCTCGAGCCGCGCCGGATGTGGCCGACCGCCCTGGCCAACCTCGGCCTCGACCTCAAGGGCAAGATCGCCGCCGGCGCCGAGCCGGGCCGCACGGTCGCGCGGCTCACCGACCTCGGCCACGGCCAGGCGCTGCGCGCGCTGTTCCGCGAGGACACCCCCGACGGCCCGGTCCCGCCGGGACTGGCGCAGGCCGTGATGGACGTGATGAAGGACTGGTCGCCGGAGTGGGCCTCGCGCCCGGACGCGATCGTCGTCGTCGAGTCCGCCACCCGGCCGACGCTGGTCGGTGACCTGGCCGAGGGCCTGTCGCGGGTGATGCAAGTCCCCGTCGTCGGCACGTGGGCGATCCGCGACCCCTCGGTGCCCCCGCGAGCCGGTGCGTCCAACTCCGCGCAGCGCGTCGCCGCCGTACGTCGCCGGGGCGGGCTGGACGCCGAGGTCCCGCCCGGTGCGACGGTCCTGCTCGTCGACGACCAGGTCGCGACCGGCTGGACGCTGACGGTCGCCGCGACCGCGATCCGCGCCGCCGGTGCCGCCGCCGTGCTCCCGCTGGCCCTGGCCGCGCAGGGCTGA
- a CDS encoding SGNH/GDSL hydrolase family protein, producing MNRTSRLAVLGTALAGLLTPLLLQPAQAAAPSYVALGDSYSSGTGTRSYIADGTSCQRSTSAYPSLIAAARGYALNFRACSGATVTDVTNTQLSALTASTSYVSISVGGNDAGFADVLTECAQPWWSSNCDGAINTAQSYINNTLPSRLSTLYAAIRSRAPYARVVVVGYPRIFMGEDCNAFTWFSPAEQTRLNQTADLLNSRLSTAASAAGFSFGNPTSRFIGHAVCDADEWINGLSNPISESYHPKATGHSGGYTPTVSPLLTGAAVTVTAAVVAESSASGEEQAALQRQYADADRSIEQETFVAPDLTTPEARRAARRAGIDIDRFIARSQRAAG from the coding sequence ATGAATCGCACGTCCCGTCTCGCCGTGCTCGGCACCGCCCTCGCCGGTCTGCTCACGCCGCTCCTGCTCCAGCCGGCCCAGGCTGCCGCCCCGTCCTACGTCGCCCTCGGTGACTCCTACTCCTCGGGCACCGGCACCCGCTCCTACATCGCCGACGGCACCAGCTGCCAGCGCTCGACGTCGGCCTACCCCAGCCTGATCGCCGCCGCACGCGGCTACGCGCTCAACTTCCGCGCGTGCTCCGGCGCGACCGTCACCGACGTCACCAACACCCAGCTCTCGGCGCTGACGGCGTCGACGAGCTATGTCTCGATCTCAGTCGGCGGCAACGACGCGGGCTTCGCCGACGTGCTGACCGAGTGCGCCCAGCCGTGGTGGTCGAGCAACTGCGACGGCGCGATCAACACCGCCCAGTCCTACATCAACAACACCCTGCCGTCCCGCCTCAGCACGCTCTACGCCGCCATCCGCAGCCGCGCGCCGTACGCCCGGGTGGTCGTGGTCGGCTACCCGCGGATCTTCATGGGCGAGGACTGCAACGCGTTCACCTGGTTCTCCCCGGCCGAGCAGACCCGCCTCAACCAGACGGCCGACCTGCTCAACTCGCGCCTGTCGACCGCAGCGTCCGCGGCCGGCTTCTCCTTCGGCAACCCGACCAGCCGCTTCATCGGCCACGCCGTGTGCGATGCCGACGAGTGGATCAACGGCCTGTCCAACCCGATCAGCGAGAGCTACCACCCCAAGGCCACCGGGCACTCGGGCGGCTACACCCCGACCGTGAGCCCGCTGCTGACCGGTGCCGCCGTCACCGTGACCGCCGCGGTCGTCGCCGAGTCGTCCGCCAGCGGCGAGGAGCAGGCCGCGCTCCAGCGCCAGTACGCGGACGCGGACCGCAGCATCGAGCAGGAGACCTTCGTGGCTCCCGACCTGACCACGCCCGAGGCGCGCCGGGCGGCGCGCCGGGCCGGGATCGACATCGACCGCTTCATCGCCCGCAGCCAGCGGGCCGCTGGCTGA
- a CDS encoding 2-phosphosulfolactate phosphatase codes for MTLPGHDQSTYRLRMEWGPTGAEVVPADYAVVVDVLSFTTTLSVAVERAIEVFPFRWKDSRAAEHAMRHGATLAVGRFEALSRGDARHVSLSPASLAEVDGIERLVLPSPNGSAISFALADSGAQVVGACLRNAAAVARWLAPQVADGASVVVVPAGERWHDDTLRPAVEDLWGAGAVLTALDAEAEASASPEARMAMAAWQAAVLPHDLLHCAGGRELGGAGFVADVEIAARSDVSEVVPVLVGESFRDAADPAPPAPRLRRVGD; via the coding sequence GTGACGCTGCCGGGACACGACCAGTCCACCTACCGGCTCCGCATGGAGTGGGGACCGACGGGTGCGGAGGTGGTGCCCGCGGACTACGCCGTCGTCGTCGACGTGCTGTCCTTCACCACGACCCTGAGCGTCGCGGTCGAGCGCGCGATCGAGGTGTTCCCGTTCCGGTGGAAGGACTCCCGCGCGGCCGAGCACGCGATGCGCCACGGCGCGACCCTCGCGGTCGGCCGGTTCGAGGCGCTCTCGCGCGGTGACGCCCGGCACGTGTCGCTGTCGCCGGCCAGCCTCGCGGAGGTCGACGGGATCGAGCGGCTGGTCCTGCCCTCGCCCAACGGTTCCGCGATCTCCTTCGCCCTCGCCGACTCCGGCGCGCAGGTCGTCGGCGCCTGCCTGCGCAACGCCGCCGCCGTCGCCCGCTGGCTCGCTCCCCAGGTCGCCGACGGGGCCAGCGTCGTGGTCGTGCCCGCGGGTGAGCGGTGGCACGACGACACGCTGCGCCCGGCCGTCGAGGACCTGTGGGGCGCCGGCGCCGTGCTCACCGCCCTCGACGCAGAGGCCGAGGCCAGCGCCAGCCCCGAGGCCCGCATGGCGATGGCGGCCTGGCAGGCGGCGGTGCTGCCTCACGACCTGCTGCACTGCGCAGGTGGGCGCGAGCTCGGTGGGGCGGGGTTCGTCGCCGACGTCGAGATCGCCGCCCGGAGCGACGTGAGCGAGGTCGTGCCGGTGCTGGTGGGGGAGTCGTTCCGCGACGCCGCCGACCCCGCCCCTCCGGCGCCACGGCTGCGCCGCGTCGGCGACTGA
- a CDS encoding universal stress protein has protein sequence MVKKEAHITGGIVVGHDGSRAAAAVVRRAGDLARRLGVTLHVVRAWNLATAPRPDSMVGGYVPPFAEFEQAVIADLKADCTAAGLGDDVDVQLYALRGQATERLIDAAAGAEMLVVGTRGAGGFKGLLFGSTATQVVRHSSVPVLVVPNPPE, from the coding sequence ATGGTGAAGAAGGAAGCCCACATCACCGGCGGCATCGTCGTGGGGCACGACGGGTCACGCGCCGCTGCCGCCGTCGTACGCCGCGCCGGCGACCTCGCACGCCGGCTGGGCGTCACCCTCCACGTCGTACGCGCGTGGAACCTCGCGACCGCGCCCCGGCCCGACTCGATGGTCGGCGGCTACGTCCCTCCCTTCGCCGAGTTCGAGCAGGCCGTCATCGCCGACCTCAAGGCCGACTGCACCGCCGCCGGCCTGGGCGACGACGTCGACGTCCAGCTCTACGCGCTGCGCGGGCAGGCGACCGAGCGCCTCATCGACGCCGCGGCCGGTGCCGAGATGCTCGTCGTCGGCACCCGTGGCGCCGGCGGGTTCAAGGGCCTGCTCTTCGGCTCCACGGCCACCCAGGTCGTACGCCACTCGTCCGTCCCCGTCCTGGTGGTCCCCAACCCCCCGGAGTGA
- a CDS encoding M13 family metallopeptidase yields MTILDAARDGMNPDIRPQDDLFGHVNGRWLDETEIPADKSSWGAFIALADAAEQQVRDIITELADRPAEDLDEDERKIGDLYASFMDTETIAAKGLEPIRGLLDRAHSVADLTQLAAFLGVFERTGGPGLFGSYITPDRADASRNIVYLAQGGLGLPDESYYREDKFAEIREKYLAYLTTLLTLSDHDDPAGAAARVLAYESRLAEGHWEAAETRDVQKTTNHKSLEELRELCPAFDWTTYVTGLGGTEETLRRSIVMQPDFFSHLSTVLEETPIETWRDILHVRVVRSSAPYLPDAFVEANFDFYGRTLNGTPELRARWKRGVDFVEGAIGESVGKVYVARHFPPTSKQMMDDLVANLVTAYRRSIEALDWMGEDTKQKAYDKLDRFYPKIGYPTEFRDYSALTISADDLMGNVASASAFETDRQLEKVGQPVDRDEWLMLPQTVNAYYHPGTNEICFPAAILQPPFFSPDADDAENYGGIGAVIGHEIGHGFDDQGAQYDGDGNLHDWWTADDKAAFEAKSEALIAQYDAFEPRNLPGEHVNGSLTVGENIGDLGGLTIAHKAYVISQGGAASVEDRRTLFLNWSHVWRTKRRKEQELQYLTIDPHSPAEFRANIVRNLDEFHEVFETQPGDGLWLEPEGRVRIW; encoded by the coding sequence GTGACGATCCTCGACGCTGCACGCGACGGCATGAACCCCGACATCCGCCCGCAGGACGACCTGTTCGGCCACGTCAACGGGCGCTGGCTCGACGAGACCGAGATCCCGGCCGACAAGTCGAGCTGGGGCGCGTTCATCGCGCTCGCCGACGCCGCGGAGCAGCAGGTGCGCGACATCATCACCGAGCTCGCCGACCGGCCCGCCGAGGACCTCGACGAGGACGAGCGCAAGATCGGCGACCTCTACGCCTCCTTCATGGACACCGAGACGATCGCCGCCAAGGGACTCGAGCCGATCCGGGGCCTGCTCGACCGCGCCCACTCCGTCGCCGACCTCACCCAGCTCGCTGCCTTCCTCGGTGTCTTCGAGCGCACCGGAGGCCCGGGACTGTTCGGCTCCTACATCACCCCCGACCGCGCCGACGCGTCCCGCAACATCGTCTACCTCGCCCAGGGCGGCCTCGGCCTGCCCGACGAGTCCTACTACCGCGAGGACAAGTTCGCCGAGATCCGCGAGAAGTACCTCGCCTACCTCACCACGCTGCTCACCCTCAGCGACCACGACGACCCGGCAGGCGCGGCCGCGCGCGTGCTGGCGTACGAGTCCCGCCTCGCCGAGGGCCACTGGGAGGCCGCCGAGACCCGCGACGTGCAGAAGACCACCAACCACAAGAGCCTCGAGGAGCTGCGCGAGCTCTGCCCGGCCTTCGACTGGACCACCTACGTCACCGGTCTCGGCGGCACCGAGGAGACGCTGCGCCGCTCCATCGTGATGCAGCCCGACTTCTTCTCCCACCTGTCCACGGTGCTCGAGGAGACGCCGATCGAGACCTGGCGCGACATCCTCCACGTGCGGGTCGTGCGCAGCAGCGCGCCCTACCTGCCCGACGCGTTCGTCGAGGCCAACTTCGACTTCTACGGCCGCACCCTCAACGGCACCCCCGAGCTGCGCGCACGCTGGAAGCGCGGCGTCGACTTCGTCGAGGGCGCCATCGGCGAGTCCGTCGGCAAGGTCTACGTCGCGCGCCACTTCCCGCCGACCTCCAAGCAGATGATGGACGACCTGGTCGCCAACCTCGTCACGGCCTACCGCCGCTCGATCGAGGCGCTCGACTGGATGGGCGAGGACACCAAGCAGAAGGCGTACGACAAGCTCGATCGCTTCTACCCCAAGATCGGCTACCCGACCGAGTTCCGCGACTACTCCGCGCTGACGATCTCCGCCGACGACCTGATGGGCAACGTCGCCTCGGCGTCGGCCTTCGAGACCGATCGCCAGCTCGAGAAGGTCGGCCAGCCGGTCGACCGCGACGAGTGGCTCATGCTGCCCCAGACGGTCAACGCCTACTACCACCCCGGCACCAACGAGATCTGCTTCCCGGCGGCGATCCTGCAGCCGCCGTTCTTCAGCCCCGACGCCGACGACGCCGAGAACTACGGCGGCATCGGCGCCGTCATCGGCCACGAGATCGGGCACGGGTTCGACGACCAGGGCGCGCAGTACGACGGGGACGGCAACCTGCACGACTGGTGGACCGCCGACGACAAGGCGGCCTTCGAGGCCAAGTCCGAGGCGCTGATCGCCCAGTACGACGCCTTCGAGCCGCGCAACCTCCCGGGCGAGCACGTCAACGGCAGCCTCACCGTCGGCGAGAACATCGGCGACCTGGGCGGCCTGACGATCGCGCACAAGGCCTACGTCATCAGTCAGGGCGGCGCGGCCTCGGTCGAGGACCGGCGCACGCTCTTCCTCAACTGGAGCCACGTCTGGCGCACCAAGCGCCGCAAGGAGCAGGAGCTCCAGTACCTCACCATCGACCCCCACAGCCCGGCCGAGTTCCGCGCCAACATCGTGCGCAACCTCGACGAGTTCCACGAGGTCTTCGAGACCCAGCCCGGCGACGGCCTGTGGCTCGAGCCCGAGGGACGCGTCCGCATCTGGTGA